One stretch of Agelaius phoeniceus isolate bAgePho1 chromosome W unlocalized genomic scaffold, bAgePho1.hap1 SUPER_W_unloc_2, whole genome shotgun sequence DNA includes these proteins:
- the LOC143692697 gene encoding serine/threonine-protein kinase pim-1-like, giving the protein LPGVPLLSPPPSPLPGRAMPPARPRPRAGLPRARPRTSRRALASARLWPYWRWRCWAGVSAWCGGGIAALRLRLARARPRLRPRREVPSRSRPRPQPRPRPRPRLLPGPVEDTGGAAAAAASAAASPVRAPPLGSAADGPEPPGPGAGGDARPGPLGGRSGAVAGPRPSADSRVSPAGKVQEALQERYRVGSLLGRGGFGSVCSGTRLSDGAPVAIKRVPRDRIRHWGELPDGSSAPLEIVLLAKVSRGCAAVIQLLEWLELPDSFVLVLERPERCQELSGFLAERGFLPEEEARALFRQVLEAVRHCTACGVLHRDIKPENILLDLASGQLKLIDFGCGAFLQDTAYTQFAGTLSYSPPEWIQHQRYHGEAATIWSLGLLLCHLVMGKHPFRRGQEIIWGRILFPRWLSQECQDIIKRCLSMQPSDRPSLEELFCHPWVQGVPLP; this is encoded by the exons ttgcccggcgtccctctcctctccccgcctccctctcccctgccgggccgggccatgcccccggcccgcccccggccccgggcggggctgccccgtgcccggcctcggacgtcccgccgcgctctcgcctccgcccggctctggccgtactggcggtggcgctgctgggcgggcgtcagtgcctggtgcgggggcggcatcgccgcccttcggctccgcctggcccgagcccggccccggctccggccccgACGTGAAGTCCCGTCCCGATCCCGGCCTcggccgcagccccggccccggccccgtcCCCGACTCCTCCCGGGACCCgtggaggacacaggcggcgctgccgctgccgctgcctccgctgcggcttccccggtcCGAGCCCCGCcactcggcagcgcggccgacGGCCCCGAGCCGCCGGGGCCCGGGGCGGGTGGGGatgcccggcccgggccgctcggggggcgctcgggggccgttgctggccccaggccgagcgctgacagccgcgtctcgcccgcagggaaggTGCAGGAGGCCTtgcaggagcggtaccgagtgggttcgctgctggggcgcggcgGCTTCGGCAGCGTCTGCTCGGggacgcggctctcggacggcgccccc gtggccatcaaacgCGTGCCGCGGGATCGcatccggcactggggcgagctg cccgacggcagcagcgcgccgctggagatcgtgctgctggccaaggtgtcCCGTGGCTGTGCCGCTGTCATTCAGCTCCTGGAATGGCTCGAGCTCCCCGACAGCTTcgtgctggtgctggagcgtCCGGAGCGGTGCCAGGAGCTCTCGGGTTTCCTGGCGGAGCGGGGGTTCCTGCCGGAGGAGGAGGCGCgggcgctgttccgccaggtgctggaggccgtgcggcactgcaccgcctgcggggtcctgcacagggacatcaagcccgagaacatcctgctcgacctggccaGCGGGCAGCTGAAACTcatcgactttggctgtggcgcCTTCCTCcaagacacagcctacacccagtttgcag GAACCCTGTCCTACAGCCCACCAGAGTGGATCCAGCACCAACGCTACCACGGCGAGGCAGcgacgatctggtccctgggcctcctgctgtgccacctggTCATGGGCaagcacccgttcaggaggggccaggAGATCATCTGGGGGCGGATCTTGTTCCCACGatggctctctcaag agtgccaGGATATCATTAAGAGGTGTTTGTCCATGCAACCCTCGGACAGGCCATCCTTAGAAGAGCTTTTCTGCCATCCTTGGGTGCAGGGTGTTCCTCTGCCCTAG